A window of Microbacterium sp. Root61 genomic DNA:
CGTACGCGCGCAAGGCGTCGCGGACGAATTCGGCGCCCGCCGTTCCGCCCGCCGCCGTCGCGTAGTTCGCGCCGAAGCGCGGATCGGCGACGTACATCTCGCCGAGGCCGATGACGTAGCCCTTCACATCGCCCCCGGGGGTGGCCGCGGGCGTGCCGGGCACACTCGTCAGCCAGTCCACGTGCCGGGCCGCGAGCGCCTGTGCCGCCGCGCTGTCGGGCGCGAGGCCGCTCTCGGCCGCCGCGACCCAGTCGCGGCCGAGGTCGGTCACGCGCTGCTGCCACGCCGCCTTCTCGTCGGCGCTCATCGAGCGCCACCACGCATCGCTGCGCGCGTACGCGGCCTTGCCCCAGCGCTCCTCGACCTCCTCCTTGTACCGGGTGTGGTCGAAGCCGTCGAACATGTTCTCTGCCATGAGTCGTTCACCTCCCTTCAATGCCTCGATGGTGCTCTGCACCGACGCGATCTGCCGCGCCAGCCTGTCCTGTTCCTGCTGCAGCCACGCGAGGTGGCCGGCCAGCGCGTCCTCCTGCGGGGTTCCGCGATCGAGCACCTCCGCGATCTGCGGCAGTCCGAGTCCGAGGTCTCGCAGCAGCAGGATCCGCTGCAGCCGCAGCAGAGCGTCCTGGTCGTAGTGGCGGTAGCCGTTTCCGGCGATGCGCGACGGGCGCAGCACGCCGATGTCGTCGTAGTGACGCAGAGTGCGACTCGTCGTTCCGGCGAGCTTCGCGATCTGTTGGATGGACCACTCCATGGGCCACCTCCTTTCGTGTTTTCCACGGTAAAGGTTGACGTGGCGTCAATGTCAAGCCCGAGGCATCCGACTTTTGCGACGGCAGACTTGACAGACTCGCGATATATCGTGTTATTGTTCCTTATCGCGATATATCGCGAGCTATCTCAGAACCCAGGAGCAACAATGACCCTCGAGAAGTGGATCATCCACCCGGGCGAAACGCGCGTCATCGACATCGAGACCGTGCGCAAGCTCAAAGTCGGCCTCGTCGGAGGCCAGATCGACGTCATCGCGCACGATGAGCCCGGCATGCGGATCGAAGTGCACGACGTCACCGTCAAAGATCTGCGGATCGAGGTGACCGGTGACGTCGTCGAGATCGACCACCCGCAACTGCGCTGGGACAACTTCCTCGAAGTGTTCCGCAACTTCGGTTCGGGCGGCGCGAAAGCCGAGATCAGCGTCGCCGTGCCCCGCGCGATCGCTCTCACCCTCGGTGTCGTGAGTGCGAGCGCGCTCGTCTCCGGCATCCGCAACGACGCCCGATTGAACACGGTGTCCGGCGACATCATCGTCGACGGAATCATCGGCGACCTCACGGTCAACGCCGTCTCCGGCGACGTACAGGTGCGCGAGCTGGTCGGCGCCCTCAACGCGAACAGCGTGTCGGGGGATGTCGCGGCCACCGGAGAGATCCGCAAGGCCACGATCGACACGGTCTCGGGCGCGATGTTCGTCGACTCGGTCGGCGAGATCGGCCAGATCAACCTCAACACGGTCAGCGGCAACGCCACCATGCGGCTGGACGAAGGCCTGCCCGCGAACTACGTCGTGCGCAGCGTGAGCGGGCGCGTGCAGCTGGACGGCATCGTCCGTTCCGGCGGCAGCCCCACGACCAACTACGCCGGCTCGGTGGGCGAGCTCAGCGGCTCGTTCGTCGACCTGCGGGCCAACTCGGTGTCGGGCGATGTGACCGTCGTGCGCCGCGCCGGAGCCCCGATCCCCGCCCCGGCGCCCGCGCCGGCCGTCGATCCCGGCGAAGAGGCGTTCGGCGACGACGCTTCCGGCGGCTTCGCCAGCGGGTTCGGTACCGACTTCGGCAAGGACTTCGGCCAGGAGGACCGGTCATGAGCCCCGTCTTCTCCCACGGAGATCTGCGCCTGTACCTGCTGAACCTCCTCGACGAGGGTCCGCGGCACGGCTACGACATCATGCAGGCACTCTCGGACCGCACCGGCGGCACCTACACGCCGAGCGCCGGCACCATCTACCCCCGGCTCGCGAAGCTCG
This region includes:
- a CDS encoding MerR family transcriptional regulator, producing the protein MEWSIQQIAKLAGTTSRTLRHYDDIGVLRPSRIAGNGYRHYDQDALLRLQRILLLRDLGLGLPQIAEVLDRGTPQEDALAGHLAWLQQEQDRLARQIASVQSTIEALKGGERLMAENMFDGFDHTRYKEEVEERWGKAAYARSDAWWRSMSADEKAAWQQRVTDLGRDWVAAAESGLAPDSAAAQALAARHVDWLTSVPGTPAATPGGDVKGYVIGLGEMYVADPRFGANYATAAGGTAGAEFVRDALRAYAEDSL
- a CDS encoding DUF4097 family beta strand repeat-containing protein; translated protein: MTLEKWIIHPGETRVIDIETVRKLKVGLVGGQIDVIAHDEPGMRIEVHDVTVKDLRIEVTGDVVEIDHPQLRWDNFLEVFRNFGSGGAKAEISVAVPRAIALTLGVVSASALVSGIRNDARLNTVSGDIIVDGIIGDLTVNAVSGDVQVRELVGALNANSVSGDVAATGEIRKATIDTVSGAMFVDSVGEIGQINLNTVSGNATMRLDEGLPANYVVRSVSGRVQLDGIVRSGGSPTTNYAGSVGELSGSFVDLRANSVSGDVTVVRRAGAPIPAPAPAPAVDPGEEAFGDDASGGFASGFGTDFGKDFGQEDRS